From a single Oceaniferula flava genomic region:
- the nadB gene encoding L-aspartate oxidase translates to MNSDFLVIGSGIAGLSFAIRAAEHGTVIVLTKGKALESNTTWAQGGISAVLPEGLREDGDTIASHVEDTLDAGAGLCDEQAVQTIVEEGAATIEELISCGVDFDKNGADFSLGKEGGHSHRRILHSKDTTGREIAESLLETARKHPNITLLEEHFAVDLITSGKLGMVSEDRILGAYVLDESTGDVNIFRSDRVVLATGGCGKVYLYTTNPDSATGDGLAMAWRAGARISNMEFVQFHPTCFFNPAATGAKARSFLVSEAVRGEGGILRDAEGREFMEKYDPRKSLAPRDIVARAIDHEIKKTGAQCVYLDVTHKPKGFMKERFPHIHKTLLEFGHDCEKAPIPVVPAAHYQCGGVVTDVNGKTDIRGLFAIGEVACTGLHGANRLASNSLLEGHVMARLALQEILRQYPFSKPTPDAPEVPAWEHGDTAPPDEMVVIYHNWDEIRRLMWDYVSIVRTTNRLERAAHRLINLRKEVRSFYWGHRITSDILELRNLVATATLVVDCAMRRKESRGIHYTLDYPEKDPKACVPTTLRRF, encoded by the coding sequence ATGAATTCTGACTTTCTCGTCATCGGCAGCGGAATTGCCGGTCTCTCTTTTGCCATCCGCGCTGCGGAACATGGCACCGTCATCGTGCTCACCAAGGGCAAGGCTCTGGAATCTAACACCACCTGGGCGCAGGGCGGTATCTCGGCGGTGCTCCCCGAGGGGCTGCGCGAAGATGGCGACACCATCGCCAGTCACGTGGAGGACACCTTGGACGCTGGAGCCGGACTCTGTGACGAGCAGGCCGTGCAAACTATCGTGGAAGAAGGTGCCGCCACCATCGAGGAGCTGATTTCCTGCGGTGTCGATTTCGATAAAAATGGCGCAGACTTCTCACTCGGCAAGGAAGGTGGGCACAGCCACCGCCGCATTCTGCACTCGAAGGACACCACCGGTCGCGAGATTGCAGAATCGCTGTTGGAAACCGCCCGAAAGCACCCGAACATCACCCTTTTGGAAGAACACTTCGCAGTGGATCTCATCACCAGTGGCAAGCTTGGCATGGTCTCCGAGGACCGTATTCTCGGTGCCTACGTGCTCGATGAAAGCACCGGCGACGTGAACATTTTTCGCTCGGACCGCGTGGTGCTGGCCACCGGCGGCTGTGGCAAAGTCTACCTCTACACCACCAATCCGGACAGTGCCACCGGCGATGGTTTGGCCATGGCCTGGCGGGCAGGCGCACGGATTTCCAACATGGAGTTTGTGCAGTTCCACCCGACCTGCTTTTTCAACCCCGCCGCCACCGGCGCCAAGGCGCGCTCGTTTCTCGTCTCCGAGGCCGTTCGCGGCGAGGGCGGCATCCTGCGCGATGCCGAAGGTCGCGAGTTCATGGAGAAATACGATCCCCGAAAGTCGCTCGCACCGCGTGACATCGTCGCCCGCGCGATTGACCACGAGATCAAAAAGACCGGCGCCCAGTGCGTCTATCTCGATGTCACCCACAAGCCGAAGGGCTTCATGAAAGAGCGCTTTCCCCACATCCACAAAACCCTGCTGGAGTTCGGGCACGACTGTGAAAAGGCCCCCATCCCCGTCGTCCCGGCCGCCCATTACCAATGCGGTGGCGTCGTCACCGATGTCAATGGCAAGACCGATATCCGCGGGCTCTTCGCCATCGGTGAAGTTGCCTGCACCGGCCTCCATGGGGCGAACCGACTGGCATCGAACTCCCTGCTCGAAGGCCACGTCATGGCCCGCCTGGCCCTGCAGGAAATCCTCCGCCAGTATCCCTTTTCCAAACCCACCCCCGATGCTCCCGAGGTGCCTGCCTGGGAGCATGGCGATACTGCCCCGCCGGATGAAATGGTGGTGATCTATCACAACTGGGATGAGATTCGCCGCCTGATGTGGGATTACGTCTCCATCGTCCGCACCACCAACCGACTGGAAAGGGCCGCCCACCGCCTGATCAACCTGCGCAAGGAGGTCCGAAGTTTTTACTGGGGGCATCGTATCACATCTGATATCTTGGAGCTTCGCAACTTGGTAGCCACCGCTACCTTAGTGGTCGATTGCGCCATGCGCCGTAAGGAGTCTCGCGGAATCCATTACACGTTGGACTACCCTGAGAAAGATCCGAAGGCCTGCGTGCCGACCACCCTCAGACGATTCTAA
- a CDS encoding substrate-binding domain-containing protein → MQIEKLLNLVDAMKRIQIQSPLEYVVEELRNACQGGDWEDKLPGARILAKRLGVSAPTVLKALNQLVKEGVLEHPGPRKAFHITTAGSPNKPRPPRKKPKTIIILTHQNINELVASTRSILELLTTKLIAKGWHVRKVVVNFIHAKRPHRSWDNVIAAEKGTPIVAVYGRPLIAKWALERGLKILFFGGERGTHEVPVIGVKSHRLAKQAMNLLTEAGHSKIVLPLNDRPDLFKKRLSEITREAIESMGAQYHAPYHNPESPYFAKDVISGLMQRLIPDQLPTAMVFLDWKELITAHCYLAQHGVRVPEEVSLILLNNQVEAEWFEPGLCRFEFPQATMAQAVIQWLETGQAMDQTIDIPATYLRGQTIAPPRLSAIGS, encoded by the coding sequence GTGCAGATTGAAAAATTGCTTAACCTTGTTGATGCGATGAAGCGCATCCAGATACAGAGCCCATTGGAATATGTTGTTGAGGAACTACGCAACGCCTGCCAGGGAGGCGATTGGGAGGATAAACTCCCGGGCGCACGGATACTTGCCAAGCGGCTCGGCGTTAGCGCTCCCACCGTCCTTAAGGCCCTGAACCAATTAGTCAAAGAAGGTGTCTTGGAGCATCCTGGTCCGCGCAAGGCCTTCCACATAACCACCGCAGGTTCGCCTAACAAACCACGTCCACCTCGCAAAAAACCAAAAACTATTATCATCCTCACCCATCAAAACATCAATGAACTGGTGGCTTCCACACGCTCCATCCTAGAGCTCCTAACCACCAAATTGATCGCCAAAGGATGGCACGTGCGAAAGGTCGTGGTGAATTTCATCCACGCGAAAAGGCCTCACCGATCGTGGGACAATGTGATTGCCGCGGAGAAAGGCACCCCCATCGTCGCAGTGTATGGCCGACCACTAATAGCGAAATGGGCTCTGGAGAGAGGTTTGAAGATCCTTTTTTTTGGAGGCGAACGAGGCACGCATGAAGTTCCTGTGATCGGTGTCAAATCGCATCGACTGGCAAAACAAGCGATGAACTTGTTAACCGAAGCTGGTCATAGTAAAATCGTGCTCCCCTTGAACGATCGCCCCGACTTGTTCAAAAAACGCCTCAGCGAAATCACACGAGAAGCGATCGAGTCGATGGGAGCTCAGTATCACGCCCCCTATCACAACCCAGAGAGCCCCTACTTTGCCAAAGATGTGATTTCAGGCCTGATGCAACGCTTGATTCCAGACCAGCTCCCCACTGCCATGGTGTTCTTGGACTGGAAAGAACTGATCACCGCCCACTGCTACTTGGCCCAACATGGAGTGCGAGTGCCCGAAGAGGTATCGCTCATCCTCCTCAACAATCAAGTGGAGGCCGAGTGGTTTGAACCGGGCCTGTGCCGCTTCGAATTTCCACAAGCGACCATGGCCCAAGCGGTCATCCAATGGTTGGAGACCGGACAGGCGATGGACCAGACGATCGACATTCCTGCCACCTACCTGCGAGGCCAGACGATCGCCCCACCGAGGTTGTCAGCAATAGGTAGCTGA
- a CDS encoding sulfatase-like hydrolase/transferase produces MKRILTLAMSSWLAISSAQAAEKPNILFIFADDMAVNTIRSLGNTEVKTPNLDRLVNGGTVFTHAYNSGAWHGAVCVASRTMLQTGLQVWDAKNTESKLDTEFLQKKRFWPQLLEKQGYETWFAGKWHVGSSSGKDKLAKGAFNHTANIRAGMPRPKGKSGYNRPKSKDDHGWKPWDKSNEGFWRGGKHWSEVLADDGEEFIAQAAKSDKPFFMMLAFNAPHDPRQAPKEYCDMYPYDKIQVPENFLPEYPHEICSNRNLRDERLAPFPRTPYAIQVHRSEYYALISHMDAQIGRILDALIKSGKADNTYIIFTADHGLACGEHGLMGKQNMFDHSVRVPWVIVGPDIPKAKKISSPIYLQDVMATTLEIGGAEKPGHVRFESVLPHIKGEGKVRETIYGAYMDKQRMVTTQKHKLIRYPQIDVELLFDLEKDPHEISDVSKDPAYAAVLKDMQKRLAEQMKDLGDPLAKN; encoded by the coding sequence ATGAAACGCATCCTCACCCTCGCCATGAGTTCATGGCTGGCCATTTCCTCTGCACAAGCGGCAGAAAAACCTAACATTCTTTTTATTTTTGCCGATGACATGGCAGTGAACACCATTCGTTCACTGGGAAATACTGAGGTGAAAACACCTAACCTAGATCGTCTGGTTAACGGAGGCACCGTCTTCACTCACGCCTACAACTCGGGAGCCTGGCATGGCGCTGTCTGTGTCGCTTCACGCACGATGTTGCAGACCGGGTTACAGGTCTGGGATGCAAAAAATACCGAGTCTAAACTGGATACAGAATTTCTCCAAAAGAAACGCTTCTGGCCTCAGCTGTTGGAAAAGCAGGGCTACGAAACCTGGTTTGCCGGCAAGTGGCACGTCGGTTCAAGCTCCGGGAAGGACAAGCTAGCGAAAGGGGCATTCAATCACACGGCCAACATCCGTGCGGGCATGCCCAGGCCGAAGGGGAAGAGTGGTTACAACCGCCCCAAGAGCAAGGATGACCATGGCTGGAAGCCGTGGGACAAATCTAACGAAGGATTCTGGAGAGGAGGAAAACACTGGAGTGAAGTGCTCGCTGACGACGGTGAAGAGTTCATCGCCCAGGCCGCCAAAAGCGATAAGCCGTTCTTCATGATGCTGGCATTCAATGCTCCGCACGATCCTCGCCAGGCACCGAAGGAATACTGTGATATGTATCCCTACGATAAAATCCAAGTGCCAGAGAATTTCCTCCCCGAGTATCCTCACGAGATCTGCAGTAACAGAAACCTCCGCGATGAGAGACTGGCTCCATTTCCCCGCACCCCCTACGCCATTCAGGTGCACCGCTCGGAATACTACGCTCTGATCAGCCACATGGATGCTCAGATTGGTCGGATCCTCGATGCTCTAATAAAATCAGGCAAAGCAGATAACACCTACATTATCTTCACCGCTGACCACGGACTGGCCTGTGGTGAACACGGACTGATGGGGAAACAGAACATGTTCGATCACAGCGTGCGTGTCCCTTGGGTGATCGTGGGTCCCGATATCCCTAAGGCGAAGAAAATCAGCAGCCCGATCTATCTTCAAGACGTCATGGCAACGACACTTGAAATTGGCGGAGCCGAAAAGCCAGGCCACGTGCGTTTCGAAAGCGTCCTGCCGCACATCAAGGGGGAGGGCAAAGTCCGCGAGACGATCTACGGCGCTTATATGGACAAGCAGCGGATGGTCACCACTCAGAAGCATAAACTCATCCGCTACCCCCAAATCGACGTGGAGCTTCTATTCGACCTGGAAAAAGACCCACATGAGATTAGCGATGTTTCCAAAGACCCCGCCTATGCTGCCGTGTTGAAAGACATGCAAAAGCGTCTTGCCGAGCAAATGAAGGATCTGGGCGACCCCTTGGCAAAGAACTAA
- a CDS encoding aminotransferase class I/II-fold pyridoxal phosphate-dependent enzyme has product MRQPDEELAALELASLRRRLPENAPSLVNFCSNDYLGLAKHSAVVSAYQHAVGEYGAGSTASRLVCGSLAPHRELEQFIAEAKGTEAALTFSTGYATSVGVLSALLQKGDTVILDKLCHASLIDGARLSGAKIRVFPHNHLEKLEHLLARCSAQAQADSRLLVVTESIFSMDGDRAPLQEIAALTKQYRSLLLVDEAHALGVLGKSGMGLAEELGLCGEIDFHMGTLGKAGGVAGGYLAASRSWIDLLINRSRSFIYSTAPPPAQAAASLAALQIISSEEGAQLREKLWSNIRHFEQQVPQVSPATSSILPLMVGEAERALELSQQLRDSGFLVPAIRYPTVPRNTARLRFTLSAAHTTQEIDSVTHHPCFTPLTG; this is encoded by the coding sequence ATGCGTCAGCCCGATGAGGAACTTGCCGCGCTTGAGCTGGCATCGCTGCGGCGCAGGTTGCCTGAAAATGCGCCCTCGCTGGTCAACTTTTGCTCAAACGACTATCTTGGCCTCGCCAAGCATTCCGCAGTCGTCTCCGCCTATCAACACGCGGTGGGAGAATACGGTGCAGGGTCCACGGCTTCTCGCTTGGTTTGTGGTTCGCTAGCCCCACACCGCGAGCTTGAGCAATTCATCGCCGAGGCCAAAGGCACCGAGGCAGCCCTCACCTTTTCCACCGGCTACGCCACATCCGTCGGAGTGCTCTCTGCGCTCCTGCAAAAAGGCGATACCGTCATCCTGGATAAACTCTGCCACGCCAGCTTGATCGACGGGGCTCGACTGAGTGGGGCCAAGATCCGCGTTTTCCCACACAACCATCTGGAGAAACTGGAGCATTTGCTAGCCAGATGTAGCGCACAGGCGCAGGCCGATTCTCGCTTGTTAGTGGTCACCGAGTCCATCTTCAGTATGGATGGAGATCGGGCGCCGTTACAGGAAATCGCAGCCTTGACGAAGCAATACCGCAGCCTTCTCCTCGTCGATGAAGCCCATGCTCTCGGGGTGCTTGGAAAATCGGGCATGGGGCTGGCCGAGGAACTTGGCCTCTGCGGTGAAATTGATTTTCACATGGGCACACTGGGCAAGGCTGGAGGGGTCGCCGGAGGATATCTGGCAGCGTCTCGATCGTGGATTGACCTGCTCATCAACAGGTCTCGCTCATTCATCTACTCGACAGCCCCGCCCCCGGCACAAGCCGCGGCCAGCTTGGCAGCCTTGCAAATCATCAGCAGTGAGGAAGGCGCGCAGCTGCGAGAGAAACTGTGGTCTAACATTCGTCACTTTGAGCAACAGGTTCCACAGGTAAGCCCCGCCACATCCTCCATCCTGCCATTGATGGTAGGTGAGGCCGAGCGTGCCCTCGAGCTCTCGCAACAGCTGCGTGATTCCGGATTTCTTGTGCCAGCCATCCGCTATCCCACAGTGCCGAGAAACACCGCACGACTGCGATTTACCCTCAGCGCGGCGCACACAACACAGGAGATCGATTCAGTCACCCACCACCCATGCTTCACACCCCTAACAGGTTAA
- a CDS encoding arylsulfatase produces the protein MKYPSRKKQAWLSMALLASLAVAAVAEPAKPNIVFILADDLGYGELGCYGQEKIMTPNVDQLAKEGLKFNQHYTGAPVCAPARCVLMTGKNLSHAEIRGNRDSGNGRKFPGQWPITADAVTIAEVLKAAGYRTGAFGKWGLGPSDTTGSPIKQGFDVFYGYNCQRNAHSYYPPFLDSNEKEVTINEHPIPGHKKKPEGEVKASDYTAENYAPDLILDHALQFIDDNKDQPFFLYLPFVEPHVSIQSPQEWIDRYPKEWDENREYRGQNAYLPHPRPRAGYAAMISDLDEHVGAVLQRLKQHGLEENTIVIFTSDNGPTHGGRDERFNIGGADCEFFNSRGGLRGFKGSCYEGGIRIPCVVKWPAKVKAGSVTEMPSYFPDWFTTLAGIGGAELPSTKLDGIDLMPVLAGRELPKRPEPMVWDFHNYGGIVAVREGPWKAVRRNLLNKKKSVWELYNLEVDPKETNDRAAAHPELVKKLERFWLKNRVVEPDFPIPAVDGKTSLD, from the coding sequence ATGAAATATCCATCTCGAAAAAAACAGGCCTGGCTCTCCATGGCGCTGCTGGCCTCTCTGGCAGTGGCCGCAGTGGCTGAGCCCGCAAAACCAAACATTGTCTTCATCCTCGCCGATGACCTCGGCTACGGCGAGCTGGGCTGTTATGGTCAGGAAAAAATCATGACCCCAAATGTCGACCAGCTGGCGAAGGAGGGGCTCAAGTTCAACCAGCATTACACCGGAGCCCCCGTTTGTGCTCCGGCCCGTTGTGTGCTGATGACCGGGAAGAACCTCTCCCACGCTGAGATTCGCGGCAACAGAGACAGCGGCAACGGGCGCAAGTTTCCCGGGCAGTGGCCGATCACTGCCGATGCCGTCACCATCGCGGAAGTGTTGAAAGCCGCCGGCTACCGGACCGGAGCCTTCGGTAAGTGGGGGCTGGGTCCTTCCGATACCACAGGTTCGCCGATCAAGCAGGGCTTTGACGTGTTTTACGGCTACAACTGTCAGCGCAATGCCCACAGCTATTACCCGCCCTTTCTCGACTCGAACGAAAAGGAAGTGACCATCAATGAGCATCCCATTCCAGGGCACAAGAAGAAGCCGGAGGGAGAGGTGAAGGCCTCTGATTACACTGCTGAGAACTACGCTCCGGATCTCATTCTCGATCATGCCCTGCAATTTATCGATGACAACAAAGACCAGCCCTTCTTCCTCTATTTACCCTTTGTGGAACCTCACGTGTCCATCCAGTCGCCGCAGGAATGGATCGACCGATATCCGAAGGAGTGGGACGAGAACCGCGAATACCGTGGCCAGAATGCCTACCTGCCGCATCCGCGTCCAAGGGCTGGATACGCCGCGATGATTTCCGACCTCGATGAACACGTGGGCGCTGTGCTGCAACGCCTGAAACAGCACGGGCTGGAAGAAAACACCATCGTGATTTTCACCTCCGACAACGGGCCGACTCATGGTGGACGGGACGAACGCTTCAACATCGGTGGGGCCGATTGTGAGTTCTTCAATTCCCGCGGTGGGCTAAGAGGCTTCAAGGGGAGTTGTTATGAAGGAGGGATTCGCATTCCTTGTGTGGTCAAATGGCCGGCCAAGGTGAAGGCTGGGAGCGTCACGGAGATGCCATCCTACTTTCCTGACTGGTTCACGACCTTGGCTGGCATTGGTGGCGCTGAGCTGCCGTCGACCAAGTTGGACGGGATTGATCTGATGCCGGTTCTAGCTGGCCGGGAATTGCCTAAGCGGCCGGAGCCGATGGTGTGGGACTTCCACAACTACGGTGGGATCGTGGCCGTGCGTGAGGGGCCCTGGAAGGCAGTTCGCCGCAATTTACTCAATAAGAAAAAATCTGTGTGGGAACTCTACAATCTGGAGGTGGATCCAAAGGAAACAAACGACAGGGCGGCAGCTCATCCGGAGTTGGTCAAAAAGCTGGAGCGTTTCTGGTTGAAAAACCGTGTGGTGGAGCCGGACTTTCCGATTCCAGCTGTGGACGGCAAGACCTCGCTCGATTGA
- a CDS encoding D-alanyl-D-alanine carboxypeptidase family protein has product MPRTPAPAIAAPRSIVVDYETGRVLYAKNADQPCAVASTQKLITALCVFDAGNLNKKFTIAKSDTWVEPTKLGILPGEVYTRRKLVGALLVKSGNDVARALARDNAGSEAKFAAVMNRKARSIGMKNSNFLNPHGLTAKGQYSTARDMAICAREAYKNPVIRSITNTRSYTFQYANGRTKRLTNTNKVLKRLSYCNGMKTGTTRASGRCLISSGTLNGRTAIVVVLGATTQTVWNDSEKLLRWALERPASR; this is encoded by the coding sequence GTGCCCCGCACGCCCGCACCAGCCATCGCGGCTCCACGCTCCATCGTAGTCGACTACGAAACCGGCCGTGTGCTTTACGCAAAAAATGCAGATCAACCATGCGCCGTTGCCAGCACCCAGAAGCTGATCACCGCACTCTGTGTTTTCGACGCAGGTAATTTGAACAAAAAGTTCACCATCGCCAAAAGCGACACCTGGGTGGAGCCGACCAAACTCGGCATCCTTCCGGGTGAAGTCTACACCCGACGTAAGTTGGTCGGCGCGCTGTTAGTCAAAAGTGGCAACGATGTAGCTCGCGCACTGGCTCGGGACAATGCCGGCAGCGAAGCCAAGTTTGCCGCCGTGATGAACCGCAAAGCTCGCAGCATTGGAATGAAAAACTCCAACTTCCTGAACCCGCACGGTCTCACCGCCAAGGGGCAGTATTCCACCGCCCGTGACATGGCAATCTGCGCTCGTGAAGCTTACAAAAACCCAGTCATCCGAAGCATCACAAACACCCGCTCCTACACCTTCCAATATGCCAACGGACGCACCAAGCGCCTGACCAATACCAACAAGGTGCTTAAACGCCTGAGCTATTGTAATGGGATGAAAACAGGCACCACTCGCGCTTCAGGTCGTTGCCTCATTTCTAGCGGCACACTGAATGGTCGCACTGCCATCGTCGTGGTCCTTGGTGCCACGACACAAACGGTCTGGAACGATTCGGAGAAACTCCTGCGCTGGGCATTAGAGCGCCCTGCATCACGGTAA
- a CDS encoding PEP-CTERM sorting domain-containing protein, translated as MKKIALLSLMSLPLSAATVSWDGGGADSLWETADNWSDDAVPSSGNDYVVDANTVRTADVSTNTFAGDSLTVQNGAVLNLYRTNGGGYFTVSHTINSLTVSDAELRPESSVGSIGHILTNSVHFTGSNTINMNYNSGYTTLMFLDGGLTGSGTIAITRDSTGSTRSLSIGGDASGYDGDITFSNVENTEVLTLSLDHSSGWGTGGVIIGDYGTLSFNTDVTNTAGLVSMGTTGTTLDLLDGTSSTVGALSIGGNAVNPGVYDAASLGALGYGGSFTGAGSLTVVPEPSSSALLALGGVAFFLRRRR; from the coding sequence ATGAAAAAAATTGCCTTACTTTCCTTGATGAGCCTCCCCCTTAGCGCAGCTACCGTCTCCTGGGACGGAGGTGGTGCTGATAGTTTATGGGAAACAGCCGACAACTGGAGTGATGACGCGGTCCCTAGCTCGGGAAACGATTATGTGGTTGATGCCAACACCGTGCGGACTGCGGATGTGTCCACCAATACCTTTGCTGGAGACAGTTTGACCGTTCAGAATGGTGCGGTGCTGAATCTTTATCGAACCAATGGAGGGGGCTACTTCACCGTCAGCCATACGATCAATTCATTGACTGTTAGTGATGCAGAGCTTCGGCCTGAATCGTCGGTGGGGTCCATTGGACATATTCTCACCAATAGTGTTCATTTCACCGGCAGCAACACCATCAATATGAATTATAATAGTGGATACACCACGCTCATGTTTTTGGATGGTGGTCTGACTGGTAGTGGCACCATTGCAATCACGCGTGACAGCACCGGCTCCACACGCTCATTGAGCATTGGCGGCGATGCCAGTGGCTATGATGGTGACATTACTTTTTCTAATGTAGAGAACACTGAAGTTTTGACTCTGAGCCTTGATCATAGCTCTGGTTGGGGAACCGGTGGGGTGATCATCGGAGACTACGGAACCTTGTCGTTCAATACTGACGTTACGAATACTGCCGGACTTGTATCGATGGGAACGACTGGCACCACTCTCGACCTCTTGGACGGCACCTCAAGCACGGTGGGTGCTTTAAGTATCGGTGGTAATGCCGTCAATCCTGGGGTTTATGATGCGGCCTCTTTGGGGGCATTGGGTTACGGTGGCTCTTTTACCGGAGCTGGAAGCTTAACGGTGGTGCCTGAGCCATCATCGAGCGCTTTACTGGCACTCGGGGGTGTTGCCTTTTTCTTGCGCCGTCGTCGTTAA
- a CDS encoding class I SAM-dependent methyltransferase: MERLETAMADVGPDACRIFHGRGGVDEAWKHVVIDWYRPALLVTLYADRENSADWLTQLQTMAEQHEKIECLLVQRRYQAGAPVERIFGEAPEQATESGLSYQLSLEKNQNHGFFPDMKPGRDWLRERAAGKRVLNLFAYTCALSVAAVQGGAQQVVNLDQSSRSLAVGRENHRLNFPPERCRSVRYLAHDLFKSWGRLKRLAPFDLVVLDPPSHQPGSFVAVKDYPRLLRRLPEVLAEKAEVLACLNAPELDDTFLTELFAEHLPQAKFSGILPQPTGYEEAEAGRRLKRLVYRLEG; the protein is encoded by the coding sequence ATGGAACGGCTCGAGACAGCCATGGCTGATGTCGGCCCGGATGCATGCCGGATCTTTCACGGTCGCGGTGGAGTGGACGAGGCGTGGAAACATGTGGTGATCGACTGGTATCGCCCGGCACTGCTGGTGACGCTCTACGCGGATCGCGAAAACAGCGCGGACTGGCTCACGCAGCTGCAGACGATGGCAGAGCAGCATGAGAAAATCGAGTGTCTTCTGGTGCAGCGCCGCTATCAGGCGGGGGCACCGGTGGAGAGAATCTTTGGCGAAGCACCGGAACAGGCAACGGAGAGCGGTCTGAGCTATCAATTGTCGCTGGAGAAAAACCAGAACCATGGGTTTTTCCCCGATATGAAACCGGGGCGTGACTGGCTCCGTGAACGCGCTGCAGGAAAGCGGGTGTTGAACCTTTTTGCCTACACCTGCGCGCTCTCGGTCGCCGCCGTCCAAGGTGGTGCCCAGCAGGTGGTGAATCTCGATCAAAGCAGCCGCTCGCTGGCGGTCGGTCGGGAGAACCATCGACTGAATTTCCCTCCGGAGCGCTGCCGCAGTGTCCGCTACCTGGCGCACGATTTGTTCAAGTCCTGGGGGCGGCTCAAGCGCTTGGCTCCCTTTGATTTGGTGGTGCTCGATCCGCCGTCGCATCAGCCGGGGAGCTTTGTGGCGGTGAAGGACTATCCGCGACTGCTGCGCCGTTTGCCCGAGGTGTTGGCTGAAAAGGCGGAAGTGCTTGCCTGTCTGAATGCGCCTGAACTCGATGACACATTTTTGACCGAACTCTTCGCGGAGCACCTGCCGCAGGCAAAGTTTTCCGGCATCTTGCCCCAACCAACTGGCTATGAAGAGGCGGAAGCGGGACGACGCTTGAAGCGCTTGGTTTATCGGCTCGAAGGATGA
- a CDS encoding N-acetylmuramoyl-L-alanine amidase, whose translation MAKYFHLTGRALVLIGFIVGLYGCAPAVSPSQAGHGQSLKRDALGHRPGPRGFTTVLIDAGHGGKDTGALGHGHTEKLLAQEAAELLKKKLKGKFKVVMVRKNDRFVDLDDRVAKANRYNSAILVSLHYNSSRSSYVRGPETYYWRVDSYSLARRIQWNMEKVAGGRHSSRGLERRRLRLTRNPKIPCVLVEFGYLSNRREAHAINSASYRDRLVSAVASAIITQQAQGDAGTGRLPRPITKPLSRASDPPGS comes from the coding sequence ATGGCTAAATACTTTCATCTTACAGGACGGGCCTTGGTGCTGATTGGCTTCATAGTAGGTCTCTACGGCTGTGCCCCTGCCGTTAGCCCCTCGCAGGCAGGGCATGGACAGAGTTTGAAACGTGATGCGCTGGGACACCGCCCCGGGCCGCGAGGTTTTACCACGGTATTAATCGACGCTGGACATGGCGGCAAGGATACGGGAGCGCTTGGGCATGGACACACCGAGAAGCTATTGGCGCAAGAAGCTGCCGAGCTGTTGAAGAAAAAGCTCAAAGGGAAATTCAAAGTGGTGATGGTGCGAAAGAACGATCGCTTTGTCGACTTGGACGATCGGGTGGCCAAGGCGAACCGATATAACTCCGCGATCCTCGTGAGTCTGCATTATAACTCTTCGCGCTCGTCCTACGTGCGCGGGCCGGAGACTTATTATTGGAGGGTGGATAGCTACAGCCTTGCACGGCGGATTCAGTGGAATATGGAGAAAGTGGCTGGTGGCAGACACAGTAGTCGGGGGCTGGAGCGCCGTCGTCTAAGGCTCACCAGGAATCCCAAAATCCCCTGTGTTTTGGTCGAGTTTGGCTACCTTTCCAATCGACGTGAAGCCCATGCGATCAACTCAGCTTCGTATCGGGATCGACTGGTTTCCGCTGTGGCCTCGGCCATCATCACGCAGCAGGCCCAAGGTGATGCTGGCACTGGACGATTACCCCGACCGATCACCAAGCCTCTGTCACGCGCGTCTGATCCTCCTGGTTCTTGA